From a region of the Mercurialis annua linkage group LG1-X, ddMerAnnu1.2, whole genome shotgun sequence genome:
- the LOC126666324 gene encoding ubiquitin carboxyl-terminal hydrolase 23 isoform X1, translated as MESMLSDLRIVSKQGQEEEEKSCVVFRRIEFHHARKQFNGFTNSIGNDFRIETLNPDSGPKRVALSSSQQSSLKKVIDGSDLLENAMDPELSFHITFRKIGAGLENLGNTCFLNSVLQCLTYTEPLAAYLQSGKHQTSCHIAGFCALCAIQKHVSRALQSSGRSLVPKDLVSNLRCISRNFRNSRQEDAHEYMVNLLESMHKCCLPSGVPSESPAAYEKSLVHKIFGGSLRSQVECQQCFYCSNKFDPFLDLSLEIARAETLPVALRNFTAAELLDGGEKHYQCQKCKQKVRAQKRLTVHNVPNVLSIHLKRFHAHDPGRKVDKKVLFDRALDMKPFVSGSYEGDLKYSLYGVLVHFGHSTHSGHYVCFVRTSSGIWHLLNDNEVRPVSEKLVLEQKAYMLFYVRDRKINSFKKPADLGRENVKASVSNNLPKYNIKQMSQEHVDKGSIANRSLAASVTNPVNKKDALNFSISKEIPQKKPQVQPLISDCLLAKTKPTAEPSSTLPLQNNPYKEVSTSPDLGECVSSSAPSVNGKYDSSKVDIATVASGPKMSDCNKTSQINEPQSAPTEKLVMCESSEKINLVLNVGVDGAVENVPRLSQSDYGGKVSKTIIDSFELPNKPTCGNSQGGGYDNQSSSENSLGDQTNDNGKQIVNELPEPSIPSVTPIECLHQKATDCIPHKKLKKKLLKRRFSSMHLGLKFFPASLRLRKKKKHRKLKRNASRTQNLIKEQMLESNNSLSEVGPSTSKMSMSISLNSTHSQRRRATSRSKSSVMDVVDEKSEKRNNQNRDAKTVDKDLKNSLSTSELNQHNVRVIECAETSRKNMSGNGMMCMLTQGLEETTGQYLSQVIVARWDGVELPKSQNMASSSTENLHIGHVPDEWDEEYDRGKRKKVRQNLHEFGGPNPFQELSSKKTHFKRAKMDRSSSGNRPFRI; from the exons ATGGAAAGTATGCTCAGTGATTTGAGAATTGTATCGAAACAAGgtcaagaagaagaagaaaaaagctGTGTTGTTTTTAGAAGAATTGAGTTTCATCATGCTAGGAAGCAATTTAACGGGTTTACTAATAGTATCGGAAACGATTTTCGGATTGAGACGCTGAACCCTGATTCGGGTCCTAAGAGAGTTGCCTTGAGTTCGTCTCAACAGTCTTCTTTGAAGAAAGTTATTGATGGGTCGGATTTGCTTGAGAATGCGATGGACCCCGAGCTTAGTTTTCATATTACTTTTCGGAAAATA GGTGCTGGTTTGGAAAATCTTGGAAACACTTGCTTTCTTAATTCAGTACTGCAGTGTCTGACATATACTGAGCCTTTGGCAGCGTATTTACAGAGTGGCAAGCATCAAACTTCAT GCCATATTGCTGGATTTTGCGCCTTGTGTGCCATCCAGAAACATGTTAGCCGTGCTTTACAATCAAGTGGAAGATCACTAGTACCCAAAGATCTTGTTTCAAACCTGCGAT GCATATCTCGGAATTTCAGAAATTCCCGGCAGGAAGATGCTCATGAATACATGGTAAACTTGCTCGAATCAATGCATAAATGTTGCTTACCTTCAGGAGTACCAAGCGAATCCCCTGCTGCTTATGAAAAGAGTTTGGTGCACAAAATTTTTGGCGGTAGTCTACGTAGTCAG GTGGAATGCCAACAATGCTTTTACTGCTCCAACAAGTTTGATccatttttagatttaagccttGAAATAGCTAGGGCTGAAACATTGCCTGTTGCACTTCGAAACTTCACTGCTGCGGAGCTGTTAGATGGAGGAGAGAAGCATTATCAGTGCCAAAAATGCAAGCAGAAAGTTAGAGCTCAGAAACGGCTTACTGTCCACAATGTTCCAAATGTTCTTTCTATCCATCTGAAGCGCTTTCATGCACATGATCCCGGACGGAAAGTTGACAAGAAAGTTTTATTTGACCGCGCATTAGACATGAAGCCTTTTGTCAGTGGTTCATAT GAAGGAGACTTGAAGTACAGTCTCTATGGTGTTCTGGTGCATTTTGGCCATAGTACTCATTCTGGTCACTATGTTTGTTTTGTTCGCACATCGAGTGGTATATGGCATCTTCTTAATGACAATGAG GTACGCCCAGTTAGCGAGAAACTTGTTCTAGAACAAAAGGCTTACATGTTATTTTATGTCCGTGATAGaaaaattaattcttttaaaaagcCTGCTGATCTGGGAAGAGAAAATGTGAAAGCAAGTGTCAGCAATAACCTCCCGAAATACAATATCAAGCAAATGTCACAGGAACATGTTGATAAGGGTTCAATTGCAAATAGATCACTTGCTGCAAGTGTCACTAATCCTGTTAATAAAAAAGATGCACTAAATTTCAGTATTTCAAAGGAAATCCCTCAGAAGAAACCACAAGTTCAACCTTTGATTTCAGATTGCTTGTTGGCAAAAACAAAACCTACTGCAGAACCTTCTTCAACTTTACCATTGCAAAATAACCCATACAAAGAAGTTTCTACTAGTCCAGATCTGGGAGAGTGTGTGTCATCTTCAGCTCCATCAGTGAATGGCAAATATGACAGTTCTAAAGTTGATATTGCTACCGTCGCCAGTGGGCCTAAAATGAGTGATTGTAACAAGACATCTCAAATTAATGAACCCCAAAGTGCTCCTACTGAAAAGCTGGTCATGTGTGAGTCCTCTGAAAAG ATTAATCTCGTCTTAAATGTGGGAGTTGATGGAGCAGTAGAGAATGTCCCAAGACTTTCTCAATCTGATTATGGCGGCAAAGTATCTAAAACAATAATAGACTCTTTCGAATTACCAAATAAACCTACCTGTGGAAACAGTCAG GGTGGAGGTTACGACAATCAAAGTTCTTCTGAAAATTCACTTGGGGATCAAACCAATGATAATGGTAAACAAATTGTAAATGAGTTGCCTGAACCGTCAATCCCATCTGTTACACCGATTGAATGTCTACACCAGAAAGCTACCGATTGCATACCtcacaaaaaattaaagaagaagCTTTTGAAGCGTAGGTTTTCAAGTATGCATCTGGGCTTAAAATTCTTCCCAGCATCCTTACGTCTGcggaaaaagaagaaacatagAAAGCTTAAGCGCAACGCTTCAAGGACTCAAAATCTTATAAAAGAACAGATGCTGGAGAGTAATAATTCTTTGTCAGAGGTAGGTCCCTCTACATCTAAGATGTCCATGTCAATTTCATTGAATTCTACACATTCTCAAAGGAGAAGGGCTACATCTCGTTCAAAGTCCTCTGTTATGGATGTTGTGGATGAAAAATCCGAGAAGAGAAATAACCAAAATAGGGATGCAAAAACAGTGGATAAAGATTTAAAGAATAGTCTTTCCACATCTGAGTTGAACCAACACAATGTGAGAGTAATTGAATGTGCAGAAACTAGCAGAAAAAATATGTCAGGGAATGGGATGATGTGTATGCTCACTCAAGGTCTGGAAGAGACAACTGGTCAGTATTTGTCTCAAGTAATAG TTGCACGTTGGGATGGGGTAGAATTGCCTAAGTCGCAGAATATGGCATCAAGTAGTACGGAGAATCTTCACATTGGTCATGTGCCAGATGAATG GGATGAAGAATATGATCGAGGTAAGCGAAAGAAGGTAAGGCAGAATCTGCATGAATTTGGAGGTCCAAATCCATTCCAAGAATTGTCAAGCAAAAAGACACATTTCAAAAGGGCAAAGATGGACCGATCTAGCTCTGGAAACAGACCATTCAGGATATGA
- the LOC126664242 gene encoding probable LRR receptor-like serine/threonine-protein kinase At2g24230, with protein MGFGLFGSFLVLSMFFKSLPCQQPNTDAFYVSEFLKQMGITSSPLYNFSAPVCSWQGVYCDAKGSVSGLVASGFGFSGSIPDTTIGKLTKLKTLDLSSNKITDLPSDLWSLGSLIALNLSSNQISGFLPSNIGNFGMLEIIDLSSNNFSGEIPAAISSLSSLRVLKLDRNGLQGSIPLGILNCKSLTLIDISLNKLDGVLPDGFGAAFPKLKTLNLAGNTIKGRDSDFSEMKSVTNLNISGNLFHGSVMVLFLAMLEVIDLSRNQFQGHISQVPFNSSFNWSRLIHLDLSENELSGDIFLNFDQTRNLKYLNLAFNRFTRQEFPQVDMLLELEYLNLSRSSLIGHVPSEIAQLSKLHTLDLSENHLSGRIPILPVKNLQVLDVSQNNLSGGIPMSLLQKLPWMERFNFSFNNLTLCASEFLYKTFESRFYGSLNSCPIAANPGLFKRKATKHNGLKLALALTLSMVCLLVGLLFLAIGCRRKSSMWAVKQSSYKEDQTISGPFSFQTDSTTWVADVKQATSVSVVIFEKPLLNITFADLLSATSNFDRGTLLAEGKFGPVYRGFLPGGIHVAVKVLVHGSTLTDEEAARELEYLGRIKHPNLVPLTGYCIAGDQRIAIYDYMENGNLQNLLHDLPLGVQTTEDWSTDTWEEDDNNGIQCVGSEGLLTTWRFRHKIALGTARALAFLHHGCSPPLIHRDVKSSSVYLDYNLEPRLSDFGLVKVFGNGLDEEIARGSPGYVPPEFSDPDNNCPTPKSDVYCFGIVLFELITGKKPIGDDYPEEKDTTLVSWVRGLVRKNQASRAIDPKIRNTGREHETEEALKIGYLCTADIPSKRPSMQQIVGLLKDIEPTVHQ; from the coding sequence ATGGGGTTTGGTTTATTTGGTTCCTTTTTGGTTCTGTCAATGTTTTTCAAGTCTTTACCATGTCAACAACCCAACACAGATGCTTTTTATGTGTCTGAATTTCTGAAGCAAATGGGTATTACTTCTTCTCCACTCTACAATTTCTCTGCTCCTGTTTGTTCATGGCAAggtgtgtattgtgatgctaaAGGAAGTGTTTCTGGTTTGGTAGCTTCTGGTTTTGGCTTTTCTGGTTCAATTCCTGATACCACCATTGGCAAGCTAACAAAGCTCAAAACTTTGGATCTTAGCAGCAATAAAATCACTGATTTGCCTTCTGATTTGTGGAGTTTGGGGTCTCTCATTGCCCTAAATCTCTCTTCAAATCAGATATCTGGGTTTCTCCCTAGCAACATTGGCAATTTTGGTATGCTTGAAATAATAGATTTATCAAGCAATAATTTCAGTGGTGAAATTCCTGCTGCAATAAGCTCATTGTCTAGCTTGAGAGTCCTTAAGCTTGATCGAAATGGTTTGCAAGGGAGCATTCCACTGGGAATTCTAAATTGCAAGTCACTCACTCTCATTGATATTTCTTTGAATAAGCTGGATGGGGTCTTACCAGATGGTTTTGGTGCTGCATTTCCAAAGCTTAAAACTTTGAACCTTGCAGGAAATACGATTAAAGGGCGTGACTCGGATTTCTCAGAAATGAAATCTGTTACTAATCTTAATATTTCTGGAAATTTGTTTCATGGTTCAGTTATGGTTTTGTTTTTGGCAATGTTGGAGGTGATAGACTTGAGCAGGAACCAGTTTCAAGGTCACATTTCTCAGGTACCATTCAATTCTAGCTTCAATTGGTCTCGTTTGATTCACTTAGACTTGTCTGAAAATGAACTTAGTGGTGATATTTTCCTCAATTTCGACCAAACCCGGAATTTGAAGTACCTTAATCTTGCATTCAATAGATTTACCAGGCAAGAATTTCCACAAGTTGATATGCTTTTGGAGTTGGAATATCTTAATTTGTCTAGAAGTAGTCTCATTGGTCATGTTCCTAGTGAAATTGCCCAATTGAGTAAACTCCATACTCTTGATCTATCTGAGAATCATCTCAGCGGCCGTATTCCGATATTACCTGTTAAAAACCTCCAAGTTCTTGATGTTTCACAAAATAATTTGAGTGGAGGAATCCCAATGTCCCTCTTGCAGAAACTCCCTTGGATGGAGAGGTTCAACTTCTCTTTCAACAACTTAACTCTTTGTGCTTCTGAGTTTTTGTATAAAACCTTTGAAAGCCGATTCTATGGATCATTAAATAGCTGCCCAATAGCTGCAAACCCGGGTCTCTTTAAAAGAAAAGCTACCAAACACAATGGTTTGAAACTTGCTCTAGCCTTAACCCTTTCAATGGTCTGCTTGTTGGTTGGATTGCTATTTTTAGCTATTGGTTGCAGGAGGAAATCCAGTATGTGGGCAGTGAAACAAAGCTCGTATAAGGAAGACCAAACTATTTCAGGTCCATTCTCATTCCAGACCGATTCAACCACATGGGTGGCTGATGTTAAGCAGGCAACATCAGTTTCTGTAGTGATTTTTGAGAAGCCATTGTTGAATATCACTTTTGCAGACCTCTTGTCCGCAACTTCAAATTTTGATCGAGGTACCCTTCTGGCCGAAGGGAAATTTGGCCCGGTCTACAGAGGATTTTTACCTGGTGGCATTCATGTAGCTGTAAAAGTTTTAGTCCATGGATCTACATTGACAGATGAAGAAGCTGCTAGAGAGCTCGAGTATCTTGGCCGAATTAAGCATCCCAATCTTGTTCCGTTAACAGGATACTGCATCGCAGGAGATCAGAGAATAGCTATCTACGATTACATGGAGAATGGAAACTTGCAGAATTTACTCCATGACTTGCCGCTTGGTGTCCAAACAACTGAAGATTGGAGCACCGACACGTGGGAAGAAGATGACAATAACGGCATTCAATGTGTTGGTTCTGAAGGGTTGCTAACAACCTGGAGGTTCCGGCACAAAATTGCACTCGGCACTGCTCGTGCATTGGCATTTCTTCATCATGGTTGTTCACCCCCACTTATTCACCGGGATGTCAAATCTAGTAGTGTTTACTTGGACTACAACCTGGAGCCAAGATTATCTGATTTTGGACTGGTGAAGGTCTTTGGCAATGGCTTAGATGAGGAAATTGCTCGCGGCTCACCCGGTTATGTTCCTCCAGAGTTTTCAGATCCAGACAACAACTGCCCTACTCCAAAATCAGATGTCTATTGTTTTGGCATAGTTTTGTTTGAGCTAATCACTGGGAAAAAGCCAATTGGAGATGATTATCCTGAAGAAAAAGATACAACTTTAGTGAGTTGGGTTAGAGGATTGGTAAGGAAGAACCAAGCATCAAGAGCAATTGATCCGAAAATTCGCAATACCGGACGGGAACACGAGACAGAGGAAGCCCTCAAAATCGGATATTTGTGCACAGCAGACATCCCTTCGAAGAGACCAAGCATGCAGCAGATAGTCGGACTTCTTAAAGATATCGAACCAACAGTTCATCAATGA
- the LOC126663214 gene encoding eukaryotic translation initiation factor 5A, with translation MSDEEHHFDSKADAGASKTFPQQAGTVRKNGYLVIKNRPTKVVEVSTSKTGKHGHAKCHFVAIDIFNGKKLEDIVPSSHNCDVPHVTRTDYQLIDISEDGFVSLLTDNGNTKDDLRLPTDDNLLSQLKDGFAEGKDLVVSVMSAMGEEQICTVKEVGPKN, from the exons ATGTCTGATGAAGAACATCACTTCGATTCAAAGGCAGATGCTGGTGCCTCCAAAACTTTCCCTCAACAAGCGGGCACTGTTCGCAAAAATGGCTATTTAGTTATCAAAAATCGCCCAACCAAG GTTGTGGAGGTTTCAACTTCTAAGACTGGGAAACACGGACATGCTAAGTGTCACTTTGTGGCAATTGATATTTTCAATGGAAAAAAGCTGGAAGATATTGTGCCTTCATCCCACAATTGTGAT GTTCCTCATGTTACTCGTACTGATTATCAGCTGATTGATATATCTGAAGATGGCTTT GTGAGTCTTCTGACTGACAATGGAAATACCAAGGATGATCTGAGGCTTCCGACTGATGACAATCTGCTTTCCCAG CTTAAAGACGGATTTGCTGAGGGAAAGGACCTTGTGGTGTCGGTCATGTCTGCAATGGGAGAGGAGCAGATCTGCACCGTTAAGGAGGTTGGTCCTAAAAACTGA
- the LOC126666324 gene encoding ubiquitin carboxyl-terminal hydrolase 23 isoform X2 — protein sequence MESMLSDLRIVSKQGQEEEEKSCVVFRRIEFHHARKQFNGFTNSIGNDFRIETLNPDSGPKRVALSSSQQSSLKKVIDGSDLLENAMDPELSFHITFRKIGAGLENLGNTCFLNSVLQCLTYTEPLAAYLQSGKHQTSCHIAGFCALCAIQKHVSRALQSSGRSLVPKDLVSNLRCISRNFRNSRQEDAHEYMVNLLESMHKCCLPSGVPSESPAAYEKSLVHKIFGGSLRSQVECQQCFYCSNKFDPFLDLSLEIARAETLPVALRNFTAAELLDGGEKHYQCQKCKQKVRAQKRLTVHNVPNVLSIHLKRFHAHDPGRKVDKKVLFDRALDMKPFVSGSYEGDLKYSLYGVLVHFGHSTHSGHYVCFVRTSSGIWHLLNDNEVRPVSEKLVLEQKAYMLFYVRDRKINSFKKPADLGRENVKASVSNNLPKYNIKQMSQEHVDKGSIANRSLAASVTNPVNKKDALNFSISKEIPQKKPQVQPLISDCLLAKTKPTAEPSSTLPLQNNPYKEVSTSPDLGECVSSSAPSVNGKYDSSKVDIATVASGPKMSDCNKTSQINEPQSAPTEKLVMCESSEKINLVLNVGVDGAVENVPRLSQSDYGGKVSKTIIDSFELPNKPTCGNSQGGGYDNQSSSENSLGDQTNDNGKQIVNELPEPSIPSVTPIECLHQKATDCIPHKKLKKKLLKRRFSSMHLGLKFFPASLRLRKKKKHRKLKRNASRTQNLIKEQMLESNNSLSEVGPSTSKMSMSISLNSTHSQRRRATSRSKSSVMDVVDEKSEKRNNQNRDAKTVDKDLKNSLSTSELNQHNVRVIECAETSRKNMSGNGMMCMLTQGLEETTVARWDGVELPKSQNMASSSTENLHIGHVPDEWDEEYDRGKRKKVRQNLHEFGGPNPFQELSSKKTHFKRAKMDRSSSGNRPFRI from the exons ATGGAAAGTATGCTCAGTGATTTGAGAATTGTATCGAAACAAGgtcaagaagaagaagaaaaaagctGTGTTGTTTTTAGAAGAATTGAGTTTCATCATGCTAGGAAGCAATTTAACGGGTTTACTAATAGTATCGGAAACGATTTTCGGATTGAGACGCTGAACCCTGATTCGGGTCCTAAGAGAGTTGCCTTGAGTTCGTCTCAACAGTCTTCTTTGAAGAAAGTTATTGATGGGTCGGATTTGCTTGAGAATGCGATGGACCCCGAGCTTAGTTTTCATATTACTTTTCGGAAAATA GGTGCTGGTTTGGAAAATCTTGGAAACACTTGCTTTCTTAATTCAGTACTGCAGTGTCTGACATATACTGAGCCTTTGGCAGCGTATTTACAGAGTGGCAAGCATCAAACTTCAT GCCATATTGCTGGATTTTGCGCCTTGTGTGCCATCCAGAAACATGTTAGCCGTGCTTTACAATCAAGTGGAAGATCACTAGTACCCAAAGATCTTGTTTCAAACCTGCGAT GCATATCTCGGAATTTCAGAAATTCCCGGCAGGAAGATGCTCATGAATACATGGTAAACTTGCTCGAATCAATGCATAAATGTTGCTTACCTTCAGGAGTACCAAGCGAATCCCCTGCTGCTTATGAAAAGAGTTTGGTGCACAAAATTTTTGGCGGTAGTCTACGTAGTCAG GTGGAATGCCAACAATGCTTTTACTGCTCCAACAAGTTTGATccatttttagatttaagccttGAAATAGCTAGGGCTGAAACATTGCCTGTTGCACTTCGAAACTTCACTGCTGCGGAGCTGTTAGATGGAGGAGAGAAGCATTATCAGTGCCAAAAATGCAAGCAGAAAGTTAGAGCTCAGAAACGGCTTACTGTCCACAATGTTCCAAATGTTCTTTCTATCCATCTGAAGCGCTTTCATGCACATGATCCCGGACGGAAAGTTGACAAGAAAGTTTTATTTGACCGCGCATTAGACATGAAGCCTTTTGTCAGTGGTTCATAT GAAGGAGACTTGAAGTACAGTCTCTATGGTGTTCTGGTGCATTTTGGCCATAGTACTCATTCTGGTCACTATGTTTGTTTTGTTCGCACATCGAGTGGTATATGGCATCTTCTTAATGACAATGAG GTACGCCCAGTTAGCGAGAAACTTGTTCTAGAACAAAAGGCTTACATGTTATTTTATGTCCGTGATAGaaaaattaattcttttaaaaagcCTGCTGATCTGGGAAGAGAAAATGTGAAAGCAAGTGTCAGCAATAACCTCCCGAAATACAATATCAAGCAAATGTCACAGGAACATGTTGATAAGGGTTCAATTGCAAATAGATCACTTGCTGCAAGTGTCACTAATCCTGTTAATAAAAAAGATGCACTAAATTTCAGTATTTCAAAGGAAATCCCTCAGAAGAAACCACAAGTTCAACCTTTGATTTCAGATTGCTTGTTGGCAAAAACAAAACCTACTGCAGAACCTTCTTCAACTTTACCATTGCAAAATAACCCATACAAAGAAGTTTCTACTAGTCCAGATCTGGGAGAGTGTGTGTCATCTTCAGCTCCATCAGTGAATGGCAAATATGACAGTTCTAAAGTTGATATTGCTACCGTCGCCAGTGGGCCTAAAATGAGTGATTGTAACAAGACATCTCAAATTAATGAACCCCAAAGTGCTCCTACTGAAAAGCTGGTCATGTGTGAGTCCTCTGAAAAG ATTAATCTCGTCTTAAATGTGGGAGTTGATGGAGCAGTAGAGAATGTCCCAAGACTTTCTCAATCTGATTATGGCGGCAAAGTATCTAAAACAATAATAGACTCTTTCGAATTACCAAATAAACCTACCTGTGGAAACAGTCAG GGTGGAGGTTACGACAATCAAAGTTCTTCTGAAAATTCACTTGGGGATCAAACCAATGATAATGGTAAACAAATTGTAAATGAGTTGCCTGAACCGTCAATCCCATCTGTTACACCGATTGAATGTCTACACCAGAAAGCTACCGATTGCATACCtcacaaaaaattaaagaagaagCTTTTGAAGCGTAGGTTTTCAAGTATGCATCTGGGCTTAAAATTCTTCCCAGCATCCTTACGTCTGcggaaaaagaagaaacatagAAAGCTTAAGCGCAACGCTTCAAGGACTCAAAATCTTATAAAAGAACAGATGCTGGAGAGTAATAATTCTTTGTCAGAGGTAGGTCCCTCTACATCTAAGATGTCCATGTCAATTTCATTGAATTCTACACATTCTCAAAGGAGAAGGGCTACATCTCGTTCAAAGTCCTCTGTTATGGATGTTGTGGATGAAAAATCCGAGAAGAGAAATAACCAAAATAGGGATGCAAAAACAGTGGATAAAGATTTAAAGAATAGTCTTTCCACATCTGAGTTGAACCAACACAATGTGAGAGTAATTGAATGTGCAGAAACTAGCAGAAAAAATATGTCAGGGAATGGGATGATGTGTATGCTCACTCAAGGTCTGGAAGAGACAACTG TTGCACGTTGGGATGGGGTAGAATTGCCTAAGTCGCAGAATATGGCATCAAGTAGTACGGAGAATCTTCACATTGGTCATGTGCCAGATGAATG GGATGAAGAATATGATCGAGGTAAGCGAAAGAAGGTAAGGCAGAATCTGCATGAATTTGGAGGTCCAAATCCATTCCAAGAATTGTCAAGCAAAAAGACACATTTCAAAAGGGCAAAGATGGACCGATCTAGCTCTGGAAACAGACCATTCAGGATATGA